The DNA window GCTCGTCCGCCCCGAACCACCGCTCGACCTCTCCCCGCGTCCGTCCACCCCAGCGGCCAGCGGCTCCTCGCACCAGCGCGGATCGACCGGCGCCCGCCCCGCGGGCAGCGGCGCAACGGAGGGTGCCTCGACGGGCAAGGACGCCACAGACCTCCCCTCGACGCGGATCGCCGGTGCCGACGGCGACCCGACCGCCACCAGCGCGACCGCCACCAGCGCGACCGCCACCAGCACGACCGCCACCGGCGCGACCGCCACCGGCGCGACCGCCACCGGCGCGCTCGGCGCCACGGCCACCCGCGTCGACCCGAACCGCAACGCGCCCACCGGCGCCACCCGCCTGCCCGAGGCCATTGCCCTGGGCGCAGCCTCGACGGGCCGCACCGTGCTGCTCTTCCGGTTCGCGGCAACCTGGCCCGACAACGCCGACATCACCTCGGCGTTCCTGCTCCTCGACCCGGTCGAAGGCGCGCCCCCCGCAGCACAGGACATCCCGCTCGAGGTGGCGCGCATCCTCGACCCCTGGAGCGCCGACACCGTGAGCTGGGGCCGCCAGCCGCGCCTGTCCATTCCGGGCCTCGCCGCCGTGGCGCGCCGCCTCCCCCTCTCCCCCGTTCGCATCGACGTCACCGACCTCGTGCGCGCCTGGGCAGCGCGCGCACGCGACGACCACGGCATCGCCCTGCTCGCCTCGGGCGACGACCCCGTGGGCGTCGCCTGCTCCCTGGGCATCACGGACGGGCTCGGACCGAGGCTCGAGGTGTACCTCCGGTGAGCGACGACGGTGAGCGCAACAGCGACCCGGACCGAGCAACCTCGCTGCCCATCCCGCTGGTTCAAAAGACCTCCCCGCCGGCCGCGGATCCAGCGGCCCCCGCGCCCAGCGTGATCATTCCCAGCGCGCCCAGCCTGCCCACGCCCAGCGCACCTGCACCCAGCGCGCCCATCTCCAGTGACGTCGCGCCCAGCGATCCCCAGCGCATCACCGCGCTGCCCATCCCGCTCACCCGCCCCGCGCAGACCGTCCGCCCTCCCGCGACGCCACCGACGGCGGGACCGACCGACGCCATCGCGCAGGCAGAAGAGAGCGCGACCGCCGCGACCGCCGCAACCGCCGCGACCGCCACCGAGCCGCTCCTCCGCATCCGCGATCTCACCCTCGCCTTCACCGAGCAGGGCGTGCGCCGTGGCGTCCTCGACCGCGTCGGCTTCGACGTCCCCCGCAGCGCCACCGTCGCGCTCGTGGGCGCGTCGGGCAGCGGCAAGAGCCTCACCGCGCTGAGCATCCTCGGCCTCCTGCCTCGCCTCGCCACCCTCGAACGCGGCACCGTGCAGCTCGGCGACCAGGACCTCCGCGCCCTCTCCGAACGCGAACTCTGCAAAGTGCGCGGCGGCAAGATCGGCATGGTCTTCCAGGAGCCAGCCACCTCCCTCAACCCCGTCTACACCGTGGGCACGCAGATCGGCGAAGCCATCCAGCTCCACGCCCCCGTCTCGCGCGGCGCCGCGCGGCGGCAGGCCATCGACTGGCTGCGCCGGGTCGGCTTCTCCGAGCCCGAGCGTCAGGTCGACAGCTACCCGCACGAGCTCTCCGGCGGCATGCGCCAGCGGGTCATGATCGCCATCGCCCTGGCGCCGGGTCCCTCCCTGCTCATCGCCGACGAGCCCACCAGCGCACTGGACATGGCCACCCAGGCGCAGATCCTCACCCTGCTCGGCGCGCTCCGCGCCGATCTCGGGCTGAGCCTCTTGCTCATCGCCCACGACCTCGCCCTCGTCGCCACCCTCGCCGACGACCTCGTGGTCCTGTACGCCGGCCGCGTCGTCGAGCGCGGCCCCGCGGCCCGCGTGCTCCACGCGCCCGCGCACCCCTACACCCAGGCCTTGCTCCGCAGCGTCCCCCCCATCGGCCGCAGCGCCTACCGCGTCCGCGGCGAGCGCCGCCCCCCGCTCCCCACCCTCGGCGGCGCCCTGCCCGATCCCCGCACCGTGCTCACGGGCTGCAACTTCCAGGACCGCTGCCCCCAGGTCTTCG is part of the Chondromyces crocatus genome and encodes:
- a CDS encoding DNRLRE domain-containing protein produces the protein MRSLSSTACLASLLALVALGCAASPDPPVCAGAGTCTPGYCMAGRCRPTTAPLAPPDTQRLMLQPEEIAVVSARGLVRPEPPLDLSPRPSTPAASGSSHQRGSTGARPAGSGATEGASTGKDATDLPSTRIAGADGDPTATSATATSATATSTTATGATATGATATGALGATATRVDPNRNAPTGATRLPEAIALGAASTGRTVLLFRFAATWPDNADITSAFLLLDPVEGAPPAAQDIPLEVARILDPWSADTVSWGRQPRLSIPGLAAVARRLPLSPVRIDVTDLVRAWAARARDDHGIALLASGDDPVGVACSLGITDGLGPRLEVYLR
- a CDS encoding ABC transporter ATP-binding protein, giving the protein MSDDGERNSDPDRATSLPIPLVQKTSPPAADPAAPAPSVIIPSAPSLPTPSAPAPSAPISSDVAPSDPQRITALPIPLTRPAQTVRPPATPPTAGPTDAIAQAEESATAATAATAATATEPLLRIRDLTLAFTEQGVRRGVLDRVGFDVPRSATVALVGASGSGKSLTALSILGLLPRLATLERGTVQLGDQDLRALSERELCKVRGGKIGMVFQEPATSLNPVYTVGTQIGEAIQLHAPVSRGAARRQAIDWLRRVGFSEPERQVDSYPHELSGGMRQRVMIAIALAPGPSLLIADEPTSALDMATQAQILTLLGALRADLGLSLLLIAHDLALVATLADDLVVLYAGRVVERGPAARVLHAPAHPYTQALLRSVPPIGRSAYRVRGERRPPLPTLGGALPDPRTVLTGCNFQDRCPQVFDRCRSEPPALSPTRHSAHRAHEAHEARCFLVEGARAEESARVQEAP